The nucleotide window GTATTTTGGAGCGGAAGGGACCGGTAAGGCCACTTCGTTGCGCTATGTGTACGACCGAATCAAGCCATCCCTGCGTGGTGAACTGAAAAGTCTGCCGGCCAGCGGTGCCTCGCTGCTCTTTTTCGATTTCAGTCCCTTCGAGCAGCCGGTATTTTCCGGTTATCGACTGCGGCTCCATATCTACACCTTGCAGGGGAAAGTTGCCAACCCGGCAGCCTGGAAAATGACCCTTAAAGGAGCTGACGGTCTCGTTGTCGTGGCGGATGCCGCACCTGCGAAATTCGCCTCTCTGCAGGAATGTCTCGGTCAACTGCGCCATTATCTTGCGGCATATGGGGTGGGGCGCGAAGATATACCGCTGGTTCTCCAGCTCAACAAGGCCGATCTGGCCGGACCGATTCAACCGGCGGTAATATCGCGCGAAACAGGTATTGCCGAAGAACTGGTCTGTCCGACGTCGGCCCTCTCAGGTGAACGGGTATTGGAGACCCTGGCCACCCTTTCACGACTGATTCTCGAGCGCCTGCGTCATCGTGACGATGTGCAGAAGGCGGAGGCTCCGGCAGACGAAAAGGCGCCGGCAGACGAAAAGGCGCCGGACGACCAGACGGCAGATGAACCGGAGCAGCCGGATTTGGTCGATACCACGGGGCCGGTGGATAATCGGTCTTTCGGGACGGACGGGGACGGTAGGGCTCCGATGCAGGTCACCGTGACGGATGAGGGCATACATGCAGAGGGAAACACGGTAAAGATACCGCTGAAACTGACCGGAGCAGGCGAAGTGCATCATCTGGTCATCACGGTCACGGTGGCGCCGGAAAAACTGAACCCGCAATGACCGGCCGGCTTCAGGGCCTCTGATGATGTATACGCATTACCCTTGTAATGCATAACCACAACATGATATATAGCCCTCGGTAACAGATAATTGCGGGGAGGCTTCGATGCCAGTCATTACCATATCCCGGGAAATGGGAACAGGCGCCTATCAGATTGCCACTGAGGTTGCAAAAAAGCTGAAGTTCACCTTGGTCGATGGTGCATGTATCAACGCCTGTGCTCCCAAATATGGGCTTTCACCTGACATGCTCCAGATGGTCGATGAAAAACCGCCCTCCTACATCACTGCCGAGGATCGGAAGCGTGCCGCAGCTCTCAATACGATTGAGCTGATGCTGCTCGATTTTGCCCGCAAGGGGAATGTAATCCTGTACGGCCGGGGCGGCCAGGATCTGCTGAAAGGGTGCAACAATGTGTTGAGGCTGCGATTTATCGCTGATTTCGAAGAGCGCGTAGAGCGCTTTGCGGAACGCGAATGGATCGATCCCGATCTGGCGCAGTCCATGATCCGCCGCAGCGACCATCAACGTGGCGGTTTCATACATTTTTACTTTGACCGTGCCTGGAATGACCCTCTGGGCTATGATATGACCTTCAATACCTCCCGTCTTTCACCGACCTCAATTGTCGAAAGTATTGTGGCCGCCGCCCGGGACCCCTTCCTGAAAGATGCAGAAAAGGCGGCAGTTGAGCAGATCGATAACACGATTCTTGAGAAAAAAATAGAAACTGCCTTGCTGAACTCTCCTGACCTGGATTACCGGCCATTCAAGATCGAAGTGGAGAAGGGCTGTGCCGTGCTGAGCGGCTACCTTGCGTGCGAAGAGGAAAAGAAGAATGCGATCCGGATCGCTGAATCGATCAAAGGGATCAAAACGGTGAAAGAGGACATTCACATCGTGAATTACAAGGCTTACCGGGACAAGAGTTGATGTTCCCGCTCCAAGAGACGTTCCCTGAGGGGGGCGAGGAGGCCTGCGCTGAAGCGGATACCTCCCCGCCCCCTTCCCATTTCAAGACCATCCTCAATCCCGTGAAAATCGGAACCGGCCGAAACCGCCAGCCCCATTTCCCCGGCCGTGCGCCGCAAAAACTCCATTTCATCGGCATGTGCCAGGTTGTTGTATGCTTCGAGTCCATCGAGGCCCAGCTCGCATAATTCGTGCACGATCAGCCGCAATTCCTGACGATCGACGGTCATGCTGGTGGGATGGGCCAGGATTGCCAATCCGCCCAGTCTCC belongs to Geobacter sp. SVR and includes:
- a CDS encoding cytidylate kinase family protein; translation: MPVITISREMGTGAYQIATEVAKKLKFTLVDGACINACAPKYGLSPDMLQMVDEKPPSYITAEDRKRAAALNTIELMLLDFARKGNVILYGRGGQDLLKGCNNVLRLRFIADFEERVERFAEREWIDPDLAQSMIRRSDHQRGGFIHFYFDRAWNDPLGYDMTFNTSRLSPTSIVESIVAAARDPFLKDAEKAAVEQIDNTILEKKIETALLNSPDLDYRPFKIEVEKGCAVLSGYLACEEEKKNAIRIAESIKGIKTVKEDIHIVNYKAYRDKS
- a CDS encoding ATP/GTP-binding protein, which encodes MAIVNHAKREINAKIVYFGAEGTGKATSLRYVYDRIKPSLRGELKSLPASGASLLFFDFSPFEQPVFSGYRLRLHIYTLQGKVANPAAWKMTLKGADGLVVVADAAPAKFASLQECLGQLRHYLAAYGVGREDIPLVLQLNKADLAGPIQPAVISRETGIAEELVCPTSALSGERVLETLATLSRLILERLRHRDDVQKAEAPADEKAPADEKAPDDQTADEPEQPDLVDTTGPVDNRSFGTDGDGRAPMQVTVTDEGIHAEGNTVKIPLKLTGAGEVHHLVITVTVAPEKLNPQ